The DNA sequence GATCTGCTAACATTTGGAAATCATAGATATACTATTATTTGGAAAGAACTCTGGATTGACAATATACTAACTTCTTACTTGGCCTACATACATTAACATGACTGAAATTAGGAATTTTGACATTGAGGCTGATTTAATTGGGGATCAACATTGGAACGTACATGTCATTAATATACATTTTCACCCTGAATTAGTGAGCTAGATTTTAGAATCCACACCTTTCTCTGGAGCCCAATGAGGATAAATAGATTTGGAACCTTCCCCTGGCCAGTTCTAAGAATGCCTATAACATGATTAGTAGATAAAACTTTTCTAAGGAGGAATCTTGGACGGGTTGGAAGGCAGTGTGGAAGTTAAATACccctaaatttaaaatatttctttgaaaattgatatggAGAAGGCTTCCCACCTGATTGGTTTGCTAAGTTTAATCATGCTCAACCTATTATTCTTTGTCCAGTTTGTCACCTCCATAATGACTCTTTAAAATATGTCTTTTCTGAATGCTATTTTGCAATGGATGTTTTTTAAACAATCAGTTGTACTtaacttgcttttttttttttttttttttaatacttgGTGAGAAGGAGATTGATTGGCTTGTCAATTAAGGTGTCTTGTTGCTAAATCTTCAGAACAACTCCCATTTTCGTAACCACTATCAAGATTTTCTTATTTAGATTAAAGTTATGATTGTGATTGGCATTCTGAGAGCTGTAGACGGGGGAGCAATTTGGATGTTCTGCTATAGACAGAATGATGGGTCTTTTACTCGACATATATTATAAGGGATGAAAGAGGGAAAATTCTTTGATGCCAAGGAGGCTTTGGACTTTGTCATTAGATTTAGGACATTAGAACAGTACTATAGTAGGAGATATCGATCAGTTTTTGCTGAAGCTCTTAATATTTTGTATTCGAGTTATTTAGATCCTATTTAATGGATCTTTCATGAAGTTTGGGACGATTTCCTAGAAAGGTCCTTAATAAAATAACAAAAGTACATAAAACAAttctttaagatatatatatatatatatatatatttacctaTATGAATcattaaattatataaatttaaccTTTTAAGGACTAAAATCAGTAAAAAACTATTTAAAAAGCTAAAAGTAAAAATCGATGGTCATCTAAAcatttcaaatttattttgaagatttttaaatatttaaaaatattagaattttaatattattttaaatatataaatattattattattatattgtttTAGGTTATGTTTAATAAAATTGTTTTTAACTTTTAAATTACTTTTTATAAGAGGAtagagttttttattttttatttttaatatgagtTAATATAAGGGATTTTTTGGAAAATTCGTcctttatcttatatatatatatatatatatatatatatatatatatatatatatatatatatatatatatatatatatatatatatatatatatatatatatatatatatgtaccacCGAAAGGCTCGAGTATTTTGATCCGCTCCATTCGGGGAAGAGAAAGAGTCATGGAGTCGCCGGAGTGCCCGGTTTGTCTGGAGCCGTACGACGAGAGGTCCACGGTGCCCCGTGTCCTCGCCTGCGGCCACTCCGTCTGCGAGCAGTGCATCGCCGCCCTACCCACGCCGCTCTCCGCTCTCCCCGATGCCGTCCGCTGCCCCGCCTGCAACCAGGTCGTCCCCTTCCCCCGTTCCCTCGGCTACGATGCGCTTCCCAAAAACATCGACCTTCTCCGCctcatctcttcctcctcttctcaccCTCTGTTCCCTTCTTCCGCGTCCGATGCCAAATCCAAACCGTCTTCTGCTCTGGAGTTTTCCCCCCTGTCCGGGGACCAACGCCTCCTCTACTCTACCTGGAAATATACAATCTTGCCTCCGGACGCCATCTCTCCCGTTCCCGCTGAAGGTACAACGGCCGAGCTTTTGGTGGCAACCATGTCCTCGCCTCTCGGCGGTCCCTGGTTCTCGTCCACGAATCAGCTCGTGAGTCTTCTGCCAATCGTTACGGCCTCGTCTTCGTCTAAAGAACCTGGATGGTTTCGTCTCAGTTACACGGCGAGCGTGGTGGAGGCTATGCATGAATTGGGAGATCGGGTGAGAGACGAACTGCGTTTTCTTGCGGAGGCCACCTGGAAGGAAAGACGGGGCCTTTGTAGGGTTTACGGGTTCTGGATGAACCCGGAAAAAGAAAGATCTAATCTTTACTTGGTTTCTGAAAGCTTTGATCGAACCCTTTCAGATGTtttgaaaaagaagaggaagcttATTTTATCTGGAGGGAGTGTTGAGAACTTTCTTGCATTTGGGAAGACGAGTTTGGACCTATGTGAAGCAGTGATGGGTTTGCACTCGCAGGGCATCATCTGTGGTTGCTTGATGCCTTCCTGCATCTGTTTCGATGAGTCTGGACATTGCCTTATTGATTTAAACAAAGTTTTGCTAACAGGAAGGCAAATTTGGCAAGCTGTCAGTTCTTGTGCACCCAATGGAGGAGGGGATAACTATGGCGAGGCCGAGAACCAAGTGTTTATAAGCCCTGAAGTACTTCTTCAGGTGTATGATGAGGATGCCAGCAATTGTGGATTTAAAGGTGCTCTTGGATATGGCTCGGATGTGTGGTCATTGGCCTGCATCTTAGTCATACTTGTTACTGGTGATGAGTTGCCTGCAACACAGGTACTCAATGGTTGGTTTTGTGTCTTTGATAAAGGGAAACACGAGAATTTTGTTGAATCATATGATGCATGGAAGGTGATAGTGGTCTCTAAGTTGGAAATGTTTTTGCTGGGCACTCAATTTGAACCGTTGCTTCATATTCTCACATCATGTTTGAGTTATGAGGTGCAAAACCGACCTCAAGTATATGATATTTGGCACTGCATTCAGCGTCCTTTTGTAGAAAATTTTCTTTATGATCTTCATCCTTGGGATGGACTTGTAGCAAAAGATACTTTCTTATGCTGCTTAGTTCTTGGGAATTTGTTTTCCTTACATAAAAATTCCCCAAATGTTTCCCCAAGGGAAGTGAACTCAAGTGTTTCTAAGAATGTTTCAGATGTTGCAATGATAGGGAGCAATGTTTCCGATGGGGAGCATTTGCAGCAGGAGAAAATTGATGGAGACTTTGTCAAAGGGCTGTATGGAGGTCACTTGAAATCTGTGTCTCTTCAGGGCCACAAGGATTGTGTAACTGGGTTGGCTATTGGCGGTACAAACAAAATTTTCTACTGTTAAAAGTTCGATATTGTACTGGTTTtatgtttgttttcttttgttaCACCATATGCTTCTTACTCAGTATATATAATGTACCCTCTTCTTGTTATAAACTCTATTTTTCTGCTTGAGATTTGAGGTAATCTTTTTCTAGTCATGTTTTGCTAGTTTTCTATGATACTGAAGTTTAAAATTTATCTAATACATATCTTCCTTTTGAAGGGGGCTTTCTGTTTAGCTCTTCATTTGACAAGACAATCAATGTGTGGTCCTTGCAGGTAACTCCTCGCATGGCACATTTTCTACAGGCTGCTCAACCTATGATAGCATTATTGTATATTTACGTGATAGTCAATTGCTATCTGATAGAAATGCATTATTCCTTTATTGGAAGCCACGATTAGCTTCTCTATAATCTGTGCTAAATTCTTGTTGTTGTTCCTCTGATGCAATTATTAGTTGACAAATAACAGCATAATCATTCCACTGTAGAATGAGTTTAAAATGAATGCTGATCCTACTGCTAAACTTTCTCTCCTCTTCTATATTTTTCTGATTTTTTCATTGAATTTTAGCAGCTTAGGAAATATACTTTGTTTCATCAGATCTAGGTTTTCAGTCAGATATCTCACAAAAATATGTTTTGGTTAGGATTTATTGCCAGGTTTAAGGATTGACATCAGGCTGATAGTCAATTGCGGAATTTATTATCTTAGAAGAAACCTTCTTGATCTCCATAGTTCTTAGAACTGACCCtatgatgatttttttgatatGAAAAATAGTTGGAAGCAACTCTGAATTTGAAAATCCGTTAGTTTGCTCCTTGTCTAGAAAAGAAATAGTGAAATTGTTCTCGATAAAGTGGAAGAAAGCATGCTAATTTGCTTATTCTTTTTACcttttctattttttatattaataaacaATATGGAAGCACATTGTAGACCTTAGTTCAGACTAAGGAAACATAATTTAAAGCACTAACTAAAGGAATTGCGTTTCATTGAGTCCTTGTACCATTCTGAATTTATTGTTGGCTTTGAACTTTTAAAGACCCACAAGGATTTTAAATATGAGGCAAAAAGGTTAAATTGTCTTCTTATTGGAAGGGTCACTAAGTTATGATAAATGAGTATATGTAGCTTGTATGAACGTAAAAAGTTTCCTCAAGGGAACGAGTGAATATTTAGGTAATTTAGGACCTTTGATGAATTAAAAGAGCTCATTCTTGATTCTGGTAGGATCTGGATGCTTAGAATCATGAAGAGATGTaggtaaataattaaaatatgttaatgtgttaataaataaatatatgcctAATTGAAAATCCAGCAAAATTTGTTAAGGTTTGACATTAAAGATGAGGAGAGGAACATCAAAGGTTGTGTGAATATAGTGTGTTTCCTagatttaaggaaaaaaaaataaagaatttcaATCTCACCCATGCTATATAGATCGATCAGTTGAGCATTTAGGAAATATGTATAAATAGTTATTATAGTTGAGATGAATTTTTGTGGTTACTAAAAAAtatagtaaaaaataattttcttttaagaacAATTAATTGTAGTTTTGGACCTTTTGGTAGGGGATAAAAGAAGGAAATTTTTTAATATGGTATGAAAGCTACAAAAGACATATCGATGCCCTCATTAGACGATGGAGTCAATTAGGGTTAGTGGTGCAAGGGGAGAGAGGAAGATCTAAGATAACCTTTTTAGAAATAATAAAAGAGACTGCTCTTATTTTAACTAGCAATGTcctttataaagctcaattgcagGAACACATCAATGTAGCTTACCccaatagttgggacattataaCATGTTCTTCTTAATACCATGATTATATACTTGATTTTCTGGGATCCTGGATAATCCAGGTACAGATATCAGGGAATACGAGCTCAAGTATACATGTTATAAATGGAATATTTCTCTACAAATATTTGTTATATATTCAAATGTAACATGTTAAATCTTAACATCATATTATCTATTTCCCCATTCTTGGTTTTAGGTCTATTTTCCAAGTCTTACATGTCTTTCAACAATATGTTTTTCAACTTATTGACATATATATAGTATGGACATCATATGCATTGTTTGTTTCTTGTTCAATCAATTAATAACTCTGATGCTGAAGAAAATGGACACCCTTGTAATTCTTCTCTCCTTTATCTGTTATACTTTGTTGGTATTGTCAATTTTCCTTAAGGAGAATATGTTATCAATCttctttatttaaaattttttgtttgtGTCATGTAGGACTTTTCTCATTTTCAATCTTTAAAAGGCCACGAACACAGAGTGACGGCTTTACTTGTTTCGGATGATGGAAACAAGCCATTTTGCATAAGTGGTGACAGTGGAAGTGGTATTTTCCTTTGGAGCATTGGTCCATCTCTCGGTCAAGAGCCATGGAAGAAATGGTATGAGCATAATGATTGGCGTTATAGTGGCATTCACTGTTTGGCTGTTTCAGGAACAGGATACCTCTATAGTGGTAGTGGAGACAAGTCTATAAAAGCTTGGTCCATGCAGGTTTTATGCTTAGATCTACATTCTGATAAAGTTAATGTTAATCTTCATTTAGAACTTTagttatcttcatcttcttccaaaaAGCAACCTTTTGCATGTTAGATGTGTACCACTATAATTGGAAAGTAACCTTTGTATCTTACCCCTCTTCTTTCCAGGATTACTCCCTTTCATTCACCATGGTTGGCCATAAATCAACGGTATCTTCTTTGGCAGTTGCTAATGGTTTTCTTTATAGTGGAAGTTGGGATGGTACCATCAGATTATGGTGGCTCCATGACCACAGCCCCCTGGCAGTTTTAGGGGATGAGGCACCAGGAAATTCAACCCCTATTTTATCGCTTTCAGTCAAGAGCAATTTGCTTATTTCATCCCATGAAAATGGAGTTCTAAAGGTCAGTGCTGCTTACGTGTTCATTTAATTTTCCATTTCcttttagtgaaaaattgatactaTAATTTGGAACTTCTACTGTTGTAGTATA is a window from the Musa acuminata AAA Group cultivar baxijiao chromosome BXJ2-1, Cavendish_Baxijiao_AAA, whole genome shotgun sequence genome containing:
- the LOC135599193 gene encoding uncharacterized protein LOC135599193 isoform X1, which gives rise to MESPECPVCLEPYDERSTVPRVLACGHSVCEQCIAALPTPLSALPDAVRCPACNQVVPFPRSLGYDALPKNIDLLRLISSSSSHPLFPSSASDAKSKPSSALEFSPLSGDQRLLYSTWKYTILPPDAISPVPAEGTTAELLVATMSSPLGGPWFSSTNQLVSLLPIVTASSSSKEPGWFRLSYTASVVEAMHELGDRVRDELRFLAEATWKERRGLCRVYGFWMNPEKERSNLYLVSESFDRTLSDVLKKKRKLILSGGSVENFLAFGKTSLDLCEAVMGLHSQGIICGCLMPSCICFDESGHCLIDLNKVLLTGRQIWQAVSSCAPNGGGDNYGEAENQVFISPEVLLQVYDEDASNCGFKGALGYGSDVWSLACILVILVTGDELPATQVLNGWFCVFDKGKHENFVESYDAWKVIVVSKLEMFLLGTQFEPLLHILTSCLSYEVQNRPQVYDIWHCIQRPFVENFLYDLHPWDGLVAKDTFLCCLVLGNLFSLHKNSPNVSPREVNSSVSKNVSDVAMIGSNVSDGEHLQQEKIDGDFVKGLYGGHLKSVSLQGHKDCVTGLAIGGGFLFSSSFDKTINVWSLQDFSHFQSLKGHEHRVTALLVSDDGNKPFCISGDSGSGIFLWSIGPSLGQEPWKKWYEHNDWRYSGIHCLAVSGTGYLYSGSGDKSIKAWSMQVLCLDLHSDKDYSLSFTMVGHKSTVSSLAVANGFLYSGSWDGTIRLWWLHDHSPLAVLGDEAPGNSTPILSLSVKSNLLISSHENGVLKVWSNDVLVKSEQIQGGAIFALYIDRGSIFAGGWDKTIHIQELSENELEADIGTIASINCDSVITSLLYWHGRLFAGFSNKEIKNAVAFTGYEGDPAWDGMTKLKEGHQEHQVYARNAN
- the LOC135599193 gene encoding uncharacterized protein LOC135599193 isoform X3, with product MESPECPVCLEPYDERSTVPRVLACGHSVCEQCIAALPTPLSALPDAVRCPACNQVVPFPRSLGYDALPKNIDLLRLISSSSSHPLFPSSASDAKSKPSSALEFSPLSGDQRLLYSTWKYTILPPDAISPVPAEGTTAELLVATMSSPLGGPWFSSTNQLVSLLPIVTASSSSKEPGWFRLSYTASVVEAMHELGDRVRDELRFLAEATWKERRGLCRVYGFWMNPEKERSNLYLVSESFDRTLSDVLKKKRKLILSGGSVENFLAFGKTSLDLCEAVMGLHSQGIICGCLMPSCICFDESGHCLIDLNKVLLTGRQIWQAVSSCAPNGGGDNYGEAENQVFISPEVLLQVYDEDASNCGFKGALGYGSDVWSLACILVILVTGDELPATQVLNGWFCVFDKGKHENFVESYDAWKVIVVSKLEMFLLGTQFEPLLHILTSCLSYEVQNRPQVYDIWHCIQRPFVENFLYDLHPWDGLVAKDTFLCCLVLGNLFSLHKNSPNVSPREVNSSVSKNVSDVAMIGSNVSDGEHLQQEKIDGDFVKGLYGGHLKSVSLQGHKDCVTGLAIGGGFLFSSSFDKTINVWSLQDFSHFQSLKGHEHRVTALLVSDDGNKPFCISGDSGSGIFLWSIGPSLGQEPWKKWYEHNDWRYSGIHCLAVSGTGYLYSGSGDKSIKAWSMQVLCLDLHSDKDYSLSFTMVGHKSTVSSLAVANGFLYSGSWDGTIRLWWLHDHSPLAVLGDEAPGNSTPILSLSVKSNLLISSHENGVLKVWSNDVLVKSEQIQGGAIFALYIDRGSIFAGGWDKTIHIQELSENELEADIGTIASINCDSVITSLLYWHGRLFAGFSNKEIKVYYNPI
- the LOC135599193 gene encoding uncharacterized protein LOC135599193 isoform X2 is translated as MESPECPVCLEPYDERSTVPRVLACGHSVCEQCIAALPTPLSALPDAVRCPACNQVVPFPRSLGYDALPKNIDLLRLISSSSSHPLFPSSASDAKSKPSSALEFSPLSGDQRLLYSTWKYTILPPDAISPVPAEGTTAELLVATMSSPLGGPWFSSTNQLVSLLPIVTASSSSKEPGWFRLSYTASVVEAMHELGDRVRDELRFLAEATWKERRGLCRVYGFWMNPEKERSNLYLVSESFDRTLSDVLKKKRKLILSGGSVENFLAFGKTSLDLCEAVMGLHSQGIICGCLMPSCICFDESGHCLIDLNKVLLTGRQIWQAVSSCAPNGGGDNYGEAENQVFISPEVLLQVYDEDASNCGFKGALGYGSDVWSLACILVILVTGDELPATQVLNGWFCVFDKGKHENFVESYDAWKVIVVSKLEMFLLGTQFEPLLHILTSCLSYEVQNRPQVYDIWHCIQRPFVENFLYDLHPWDGLVAKDTFLCCLVLGNLFSLHKNSPNVSPREVNSSVSKNVSDVAMIGSNVSDGEHLQQEKIDGDFVKGLYGGHLKSVSLQGHKDCVTGLAIGGGFLFSSSFDKTINVWSLQDFSHFQSLKGHEHRVTALLVSDDGNKPFCISGDSGSGIFLWSIGPSLGQEPWKKWYEHNDWRYSGIHCLAVSGTGYLYSGSGDKSIKAWSMQDYSLSFTMVGHKSTVSSLAVANGFLYSGSWDGTIRLWWLHDHSPLAVLGDEAPGNSTPILSLSVKSNLLISSHENGVLKVWSNDVLVKSEQIQGGAIFALYIDRGSIFAGGWDKTIHIQELSENELEADIGTIASINCDSVITSLLYWHGRLFAGFSNKEIKNAVAFTGYEGDPAWDGMTKLKEGHQEHQVYARNAN
- the LOC135599193 gene encoding uncharacterized protein LOC135599193 isoform X4; its protein translation is MESPECPVCLEPYDERSTVPRVLACGHSVCEQCIAALPTPLSALPDAVRCPACNQVVPFPRSLGYDALPKNIDLLRLISSSSSHPLFPSSASDAKSKPSSALEFSPLSGDQRLLYSTWKYTILPPDAISPVPAEGTTAELLVATMSSPLGGPWFSSTNQLVSLLPIVTASSSSKEPGWFRLSYTASVVEAMHELGDRVRDELRFLAEATWKERRGLCRVYGFWMNPEKERSNLYLVSESFDRTLSDVLKKKRKLILSGGSVENFLAFGKTSLDLCEAVMGLHSQGIICGCLMPSCICFDESGHCLIDLNKVLLTGRQIWQAVSSCAPNGGGDNYGEAENQVFISPEVLLQVYDEDASNCGFKGALGYGSDVWSLACILVILVTGDELPATQVLNGWFCVFDKGKHENFVESYDAWKVIVVSKLEMFLLGTQFEPLLHILTSCLSYEVQNRPQVYDIWHCIQRPFVENFLYDLHPWDGLVAKDTFLCCLVLGNLFSLHKNSPNVSPREVNSSVSKNVSDVAMIGSNVSDGEHLQQEKIDGDFVKGLYGGHLKSVSLQGHKDCVTGLAIGGGFLFSSSFDKTINVWSLQDFSHFQSLKGHEHRVTALLVSDDGNKPFCISGDSGSGIFLWSIGPSLGQEPWKKWYEHNDWRYSGIHCLAVSGTGYLYSGSGDKSIKAWSMQDYSLSFTMVGHKSTVSSLAVANGFLYSGSWDGTIRLWWLHDHSPLAVLGDEAPGNSTPILSLSVKSNLLISSHENGVLKVWSNDVLVKSEQIQGGAIFALYIDRGSIFAGGWDKTIHIQELSENELEADIGTIASINCDSVITSLLYWHGRLFAGFSNKEIKVYYNPI